Within Rothia sp. ZJ932, the genomic segment AACAGCTGATGAACACCGCCCAAAATTCGGCAACATTATCGAACCAGCCTCCGCAGGCTTCTACGGCGTACCCGAAGAAGTCTCAGACTACGGTGTACGACGCGTTGTACTGCTGTTCGTCTTATGGTTCATCTTAAGTTTTGTCCCTGTACCCCTTATCCAACACAACGCTATCTGGATTATCGCCGCCCTAGCTGCGTTCTACGCGGATCAAATCCGCCGCAAACTCAAAAAAGGCAAAGACGGCCGCTACGATTGGGAAGAAAAAATGCTACGAAAAATGTTCGCTAAAGCAAAAGCAAACCGCTGGACTGAATACCGCCCCGGCCCCTCATCAGACCTACCGGACGGCTCATACCGCGCCCCCGGACTATTAGCAGCAACGCAAATGCAACAATACCAAGAATCCTACGGAAACGACTACGCTTTTTTGTGGGATCCGGGCCGGAAAAGCGGAACTGTCTTTTTCTCAGTTTCAGCACCGGGTCTTCAGCTACTTGACCAGTCCTTCATCAATTCCATGGTCGCCCAGTGGGCAGCCTACCATCGAGCAGCTGGCATCCAGTCTTCTATCTTGCAAGTTGCAGCTATTACCGAAAGCACGATGGATACCGGAACTCGCCTCCCGCAGGCCGTTGGCCAGTTCCGCTCCTACGCAGGAGATCACGAAGTCCCTACCGTGGCACGTGAGGTCATTGATGAAGTCATCGATATCGAAAACCAGCAAAAACCGCGTGTAGAACATATTGTGTCCATGACTTTCTCCGCTAAAGCTATCCCCGAATCCGGTCTGCCGGTACGTAACGCGGCGACTTTAGCAGAAGAAATCTCCACCGTAATGCATGGTTTTGCTGAAGGGCTCTCAGCAGCCTCCAGCGGAACCGTTTCTATTATGGACGCTCAATCAGTGATCGATTACTACTTCACCGCCTACAATCCGGCTAAAGATACGGCAATTGATCAAGCCCGCCAAGAAGTAGATGGGACCGGTTTGGTGTGGGAAAATATCGGACCTGATTACCATAACGTGCACGAGGATTACTACGAGCATTCTCATTTTTTCTCAAAGTCCTTCCAGATGTGGCGTCCTCCCATGAGCCTCTTCCAAGAGAACGCTTTGCAGGAGCTCTTAGGCGCAGATAGGAAATTGACGAAGAAGCGTGTCACTATTTTCTTCCGCCCTTTGCCCCCAGATAGCTCGCAGAAACAGGCTCTAGAGGCAGTGAACAACGCGCGGTTCTTTCGTGGGCAAAAAGGCAATAAAGGCGGTTCCAGCGCTGCGGCAGTTACCGAAAAAGCCCAACGTACCGAGAACGAGATGGGCGATGGTGCTTTGCTGGTGCCTTTTTCGTTGATTGCTACCGTCACCACTGATAACCCAGATAAATTTCCCAACCTCAGTGCCGACCTTAAACGTCGTGGCTCTACGGGCATCATGATTCAGCTGCGTGAGGCAACTATGTCTCACGATGCTGCTTTTTCTATGGGTCTTGGGGCTGGTCTGGTTCCCATTGATTTCAAAATGAGCGCCCGCTAACTATAAGAAAGAACCTAAAGATATGTCTTTGATGGATAAACTGATTGATTTCTCGTCTCATCTTTACAAGGTGGGGTCAAGGGACGCTAAAAAAGTTGCCAGCACTGCTGTAGCCGAGAAATATGAGCCACTACCGACGCTGGATACCCGTGGTTTCCGTCGCCCCGGTGGGGGCTACGCATTCGTGACAGAAGCACCAGTGGAATTTTCTGCTTCCTCACAACAGGTCGCCGGGTTCTTCCCCTTCTGCGTAGGGTCATCATCCCCGATGATTGGTGTTCCCCTAGGTCGCAACCTGATCTCTGGCACTACCGTCACTGGTGATCCCATTAGCTACTACCTGCAAAAGCTTATCTCTGCGCCTTCTGCCATGGTCATGGCGCTCAATGGTCGAGGTAAGTCCTCACTCGTGGTGCGTATGGCTTTGGGTATCGCAGATGCAGGTTTTCACTGTATGGCGCTGGGCGACACTAAAGGTGAATACCGCCAAGTCGTCCAAGAGCTAGGGGGACAGATTATTGAAGTGGGCCCAGAACTTGATGCGGTCAACCCTTTGGACGCGGGTCCGCTCTGGGAACGCCTACCAGAAATCCAAGCCATTGATGCTGCTCACGGTACTCGCTACGCCCAACAGTTGATGGCTCAAATCCACACCCGTCGGCTCTTCACCGTCCAATCGCTTTTCAAAGTATCAGGAGACAAAACCGCTAAAGAAGTCGCTAATGACTCTATGCTTCTTTCTCTGGGTATTCACGAAGCAGCTGAGCGGGCTTTTGCTGAGAACCCGCCGCGTCAGCCTTT encodes:
- a CDS encoding SCO6880 family protein, translated to MSTTADEHRPKFGNIIEPASAGFYGVPEEVSDYGVRRVVLLFVLWFILSFVPVPLIQHNAIWIIAALAAFYADQIRRKLKKGKDGRYDWEEKMLRKMFAKAKANRWTEYRPGPSSDLPDGSYRAPGLLAATQMQQYQESYGNDYAFLWDPGRKSGTVFFSVSAPGLQLLDQSFINSMVAQWAAYHRAAGIQSSILQVAAITESTMDTGTRLPQAVGQFRSYAGDHEVPTVAREVIDEVIDIENQQKPRVEHIVSMTFSAKAIPESGLPVRNAATLAEEISTVMHGFAEGLSAASSGTVSIMDAQSVIDYYFTAYNPAKDTAIDQARQEVDGTGLVWENIGPDYHNVHEDYYEHSHFFSKSFQMWRPPMSLFQENALQELLGADRKLTKKRVTIFFRPLPPDSSQKQALEAVNNARFFRGQKGNKGGSSAAAVTEKAQRTENEMGDGALLVPFSLIATVTTDNPDKFPNLSADLKRRGSTGIMIQLREATMSHDAAFSMGLGAGLVPIDFKMSAR